The genome window CCGCTCACTCGTCGGTACAGACGGCCGTGGAGGCGATGCGGCACGGAGCGTTCCACTATCTCCAGAAGCCCGTTAACCTGGAGGAAATGCGGGCGCTGCTGGATAAGGCCCTGAAGCTGTATGGTGCGCAGCAGGAGCTTGAGGAAATCAAGACCAAGCAGAAAGCGAAGTATCCGATTGAAGGGATTCTCGGGACCAGTGATGCCATCGTCCGGGTCCGAGAAACGATCCAGACGCTGTGCAACGCTTCGAATACGACCGTTCTCTTTTCCGGGGAAACGGGCACGGGGAAGAACCTTGCGTCGAAAACGTTGCACTACAACTCGCCCCGGGCGAAGAAGCAGTTTACTGAAATTAACTGTGCGGCTTTGCCGGATAACCTACTTGAGGCTGAGTTATTCGGATACGAGGAGGGCGCATTTACGGACGCTCGCGACTCGAAGCAGGGACTCATCGAGGTGGCGGACGGAGGCACCCTGTTTCTCGACGAGATCGATTCGATGAGTATGGCGCTCCAGGCGAAATTGCTTTCATTTCTAGAAAGCCGTCAGTTCCGTCGTCTCGGTGGCGTGGAGGACCTCACGGTCGACACGCGCATCCTCTGCGCGACGAACGCGAATCTGGAGGAGAGTGTCAAGGACAAGCGGTTCCGGAAGGATCTGTTCTTCCGTATCAATGTCGTGAACGTCAAGCTTCCCGCGCTCCGTCATATGGACGAGGACGTTCTGGTTATTGCCGACCAGCTGATTCAACACTTCAGTCGTGACCTTGGGCGCGAGGTTGCGGGCCTTACCGAGGCAGCCGAACAGAAGCTACTGGATCATATGTGGCCCGGTAATGTGCGCGAGCTTCGAAATGTGCTGGAGCGCGCCATGATCTTCGCACGAGGAGATCACATTACAGCTGAGGACCTCACGCTTGCTCCTCCCGGGCGTCTGGGCGAGATGCATGCAGCGGGAGAGGCCTTTCAGTTCCCCATGAACCGTACGCTGAAGGACCTGGAGAAGGCTTACATCCAACGCACGCTCGAGACAAACGACAGCAGTTACGCCGACATTGCCGAGACGCTTGGGATTTCTAAGAAAACACTCTGGGATAAGCGGAAACGGTACAACCTTGATGAGGTGGTCGATCGTTAACCCAACTGCAACTTCTCCGACCGGACTGACGAACATTTTTTGCTATGGCTCTTCCTTCTCCTGACGCTGTCATCGACGAGCTAAACGACCTTCGCTCTTCCGTTAGTAAAGCGGGTGAGGTTCATGTCGATGCCGCCATTGCTGCTCTTCAGTCGCCGGCATCCCCGGGACTGGCAGGCCCCGAGCCGCAACCCTCGCTCTCCGTGAAGGGCCTTGCTGCGCGGATCGACCATACGCAATTGCGTCCCGAGGCGACCGACGCCGACATTGAGGCGGTGTCTCATGAGGCGATCGAGCATGCGTTCGCGAGCGTTTGCGTGGCTCCGACGTACGTCCCGCTCGTCAACGAGCTGCTTGAGGATTCCGGCGTTGCGGTCTGCACGGTGATTGGCTTTCCGCATGGAGCCAACCGCCCCTCCACGAAGGCGCATGAGGCCATGCAGGCCATCCGGGATGGTGCTGTTGAACTCGACATGGTGCTGAATATCGGTGCCCTCCGCTCTGGTGCGGTCGCGGATGTCGAGCAGGACATCGCGGAAGTCGTGAATGTGGCGCGGCGAGCCAGGGACGGCGGTCGCGATGTCATCGTCAAAGTCATCCTGGAAACGGCGCTCCTTTCCGACGCGGAGAAGGCCGTGGCGTGCATTGCCGCGAAGCAGGCCGGTGCGGACTTTGTCAAAACGTCTACGGGGTTTGCCGATGGCGGTGCTACCTTGCGTGACGTGGCGCTCATGCGGCAGGTTGTGGGTCCAGACATGGGCGTGAAAGCATCTGGAGGGGTCCGTTCAGCAGACGACGTCGAGGCTATGATGGCACACGGTGCGACTCGCATCGGCGCGAGCGGATCGGTCGCTATCGTCACGGGGGCGAAGACGGAGGCCTCCTACTAATCGGATCGGTCCCGTGCGAATGATACGATCTCTTTCGGCTCGGCCTGCGGGACGGTACAGCAGACCGGGCCCGCGCCGGGCAAGAAACGCCGCTCGTGTCCGGTCGTAGCACGTGCAGACCGGCCATCGTTCCCGTCGTCCACGTGCGACTGATTCCGCTCGCTCGACTCTTCGCGATTCGCTTTCGATCTATGCTTTCACGTCTTTCGCTGTTCACTCTCGCTCTTGCATTGATTCTTACCGCGTGCAGCGGTCCGCCAAAGACGGCGGATTCGGGTGATGACTCGTCGGATCGCGGGCCCCGGCCGGTCGATCGTCGTGATCGAGAAGAGCGCCGTGCGACGCTGGCCAGTGTGGAGACGTTTGATGTGTCTCAGTACCCGACACCGGCCGCGGCCCGCGAACTGGATCTGCGCCACCAGGTGCCGACGCAGTTGATGCAGGGACGCGCCGACGAGGGCGTGACGCAGACGATTGAAGGATTCCGTGTCCAGGTTTACTCCGCGCAGGACAAGCAGGCTGCCGAAGAATTTCGCGAGCGTGTGCGTCAGTGGTGGGCCGAGGTTCAGGACGACGCACCGGACGACGTTTTCCGCGGACGATTGCCCATCCTTGTCGAATACGGGCAGCCGTATTACCGCGTGCGCGTAGGTGCATTTGCGGATCGGGAGGAGGCTGCAGAGGCCCTCGAATTCGTGAAGCAGGAGTTTACAGATGCGTTCGTCGCCCGAAGCACCGTAACCGTCACCCGATAAGGTCGGTCGGCTTTTCGCGGCCATGCGACCCGTCCTGGTTGTACGGACGCAGGCGCATGCATCTTCGTGCGACGGTCTATACTACGCCTCGGGCGATGGTAGAAAGATGGTCGACAATGTCGGCTGCGTAGGTTTCGTGTTCGGGTTTCATCAGCACGCTTCGAAGAATGGCAGCGTCTTCCCGATCAGCGGTTAGATGTGGGAAGCGCGCAGATAAGCGCTCAGCGGAGAGGCGGTAGAGGCTGAGAAATACAGGTTCTTCCTCGTGATTCATCGCTGCATCGAACACCGCGCGACTCGCCGCATCCAGGGCGCTGAGCGACGATTCGCGGGGGACAGGAATGTAGCTCACAATGTCCGTTTCCGGCGCCGTGTACAATTCGAACGCGGCTGAGGCGTCGATCGTATCTGCCCACGTCCGGGCGGCCCGCATGCAGGCGGCGAGAATGGCACCAAGGCCATCGCTCGGCTCGAGCGGAAGGGCGCGAAGTGTCGTCCAGAGGGCCCCCGCTGCTGCTCCTGCGCGAGAGCATTCCAGCGAGATTTCGCCGAGGTGAAGGTCGTCGGACGTGAAGTACGTGTACGGCGAGTCGTGTTTGTAGAAGCGACCGACCGACGGATCACGAAAGAGCACGGCGCCACAACCGTACGGCTGTAGACCGTGCTTGTGAGGATCAATGGCGACTGATTCTGCATCTTCGATCGCGAGGAAATGACGGGCCGGAAATCCGTCGAAGGATTCGCTGTCGCCGTTCGCGAGAAGGCGGAAGAATCCACCGTAGGCCGCGTCCACGTGGACACGCACACCGGCTTCTCGGCATCGATCGACCACATCTGCGATTGGATCGACCGTGCCGAGCCCGGTCGTGCCGGCCGTCACCACGACGGTGCCAACGTCCTGCTTCGCGAGAATCTCCTCCAGCTTCTCCAATCGCATCCGGCCGTGGTTGTCCGTCGGGATGACGACCGGATTGACGTCCAGTACACCGCACATGCGTCCGTGTGTGTAGTGAGCATCGGCGCTGAAGGCAATCGTCTGGTTCGGGTGTTCTTCGCGCGCCACCCAGAGGGCTTCCAGATTGGCGATGGTGCCGCCGGCGGTGAGGTGACCCAGCGACTCTGCCGGAAATCCGAGCATGTCCGCAAGGTCCTCAATCACCTCTTTTTCCATCTCGCTCGTGGGAGGGCCTCCGTCCAGCGCGTGGTTATTCGGGTTCACGCACATGGCGGCCGCGTAGGCGGCGATAGCGACCGGGTGAGGCGGTTTGAGCATCTGACCCGCATATCTCGGGTGCCCGAACGGATAGTTTCCGCTCATTCGATCGGTGAACTCACCCAGCGCCGACCGGAGCCCAGCTCCATCTACGATGGTCGAGGGATGTGCCTCATACGGACCCCATCCGTCCGACCACTCTTGTATGGCTCCGACGGCCTCGCTGATCAACTCGTTCAGCGCCGGCTGTGTCGATGTCGTCGTCGATAATGAGAAGGGGGAGGAGGTATTGCCAGACATAGGCGATCGATGGACAAACGTGGCTGTGAGTTCTTTCGAAGGTACGTGGCGGAGCATGAAAAATCACTTGCCGTTGTCTCGGCGTTTTCTGACACCGACTGTGAACTCGTGACGTTCATGTGAGCCCGAACGGGTCGCGGAACCACCATTCACCAAAATGTGTGTTACACCACGCAACTTAGATGAGGACATCGATATTCATCGGCGACAGCAGGTATGGGAAGCATTTTGAAGCAGCGAATCAAGCAGGCGAAAGACTTTGAGTCGCTGGCGCAAGAGGCCATGCTCAACCTATTCGTTGCCGCAGCGCGGAGCCGCCGTGAGATGGAGACTGTGTGTCAGAATCACGATCTTCAGTTCAGTCACTACAACGTGCTCAGGATTCTCCGCGGAGTCCATCCCGACGGACACGCTCGGTGTGACATCATTGAGCGAATGATCGATCCGTCTCCAGACGTGACCAGGCTGATGGATAAGCTCGTTGAGCGAGACCTGGTGTCGCGGTCGAGAAGTGAGGAGGATCGACGCATGATGATCCATACCATCACGCCGAAGGGCCTTGACCTGCTGGAGCGAATGCACCCTGATGTTCAGGATGTGCAGAACTGGTTCGATGAGCGCGTCTCTGACCGTGATCTGCGACACCTGTCGCGTATATGCGAAGGAATCTACGGCAACGACGAGTAGTTGCTGTCAAAATAAGGCTCGACTTGATCTTGCTGCGAGACAGCAACGGTTTGTGTCCTCATATATGTGTTGCGACGCACAAATTAGCAGTTAGAACGGGCGCGCACTCAGCGCCCACCACCGAAGCAACCTGTTTTTCACCAAAACGAGTAACCGATTATGGCTACGTTTGCCGAACTTGATGCACAGCTAAACGATATGATTCTCCAGGGTAAGATTCTGGAGGCCTTCGAGAAGTTTTATGCCGAGGACGTCGTGATGGAAGAAGGAGACCAACGGCGGGAAGGCAAGGAGGCGAATCGAGAGTACGAAGAGCAGTTTGTTGGCGCGCTGACGGAGTTTCGTTCCGCAGAGATTCACTCGCGGGCGATAGATGAAGAGAACCGGGTCACCCTCTCCGAGTGGGAGAACGACTTCACGCTCGAGGGCGTCGGAGACGTGCTGCAGAAGCAGGTGTCGGTTCGC of Longibacter salinarum contains these proteins:
- a CDS encoding pyridoxal phosphate-dependent decarboxylase family protein; this encodes MSGNTSSPFSLSTTTSTQPALNELISEAVGAIQEWSDGWGPYEAHPSTIVDGAGLRSALGEFTDRMSGNYPFGHPRYAGQMLKPPHPVAIAAYAAAMCVNPNNHALDGGPPTSEMEKEVIEDLADMLGFPAESLGHLTAGGTIANLEALWVAREEHPNQTIAFSADAHYTHGRMCGVLDVNPVVIPTDNHGRMRLEKLEEILAKQDVGTVVVTAGTTGLGTVDPIADVVDRCREAGVRVHVDAAYGGFFRLLANGDSESFDGFPARHFLAIEDAESVAIDPHKHGLQPYGCGAVLFRDPSVGRFYKHDSPYTYFTSDDLHLGEISLECSRAGAAAGALWTTLRALPLEPSDGLGAILAACMRAARTWADTIDASAAFELYTAPETDIVSYIPVPRESSLSALDAASRAVFDAAMNHEEEPVFLSLYRLSAERLSARFPHLTADREDAAILRSVLMKPEHETYAADIVDHLSTIARGVV
- a CDS encoding nuclear transport factor 2 family protein — translated: MATFAELDAQLNDMILQGKILEAFEKFYAEDVVMEEGDQRREGKEANREYEEQFVGALTEFRSAEIHSRAIDEENRVTLSEWENDFTLEGVGDVLQKQVSVRTWNEDGQITHEKFYTLS
- a CDS encoding MarR family winged helix-turn-helix transcriptional regulator, which translates into the protein MGSILKQRIKQAKDFESLAQEAMLNLFVAAARSRREMETVCQNHDLQFSHYNVLRILRGVHPDGHARCDIIERMIDPSPDVTRLMDKLVERDLVSRSRSEEDRRMMIHTITPKGLDLLERMHPDVQDVQNWFDERVSDRDLRHLSRICEGIYGNDE
- the deoC gene encoding deoxyribose-phosphate aldolase, giving the protein MALPSPDAVIDELNDLRSSVSKAGEVHVDAAIAALQSPASPGLAGPEPQPSLSVKGLAARIDHTQLRPEATDADIEAVSHEAIEHAFASVCVAPTYVPLVNELLEDSGVAVCTVIGFPHGANRPSTKAHEAMQAIRDGAVELDMVLNIGALRSGAVADVEQDIAEVVNVARRARDGGRDVIVKVILETALLSDAEKAVACIAAKQAGADFVKTSTGFADGGATLRDVALMRQVVGPDMGVKASGGVRSADDVEAMMAHGATRIGASGSVAIVTGAKTEASY
- a CDS encoding SPOR domain-containing protein, producing the protein MLSRLSLFTLALALILTACSGPPKTADSGDDSSDRGPRPVDRRDREERRATLASVETFDVSQYPTPAAARELDLRHQVPTQLMQGRADEGVTQTIEGFRVQVYSAQDKQAAEEFRERVRQWWAEVQDDAPDDVFRGRLPILVEYGQPYYRVRVGAFADREEAAEALEFVKQEFTDAFVARSTVTVTR
- a CDS encoding sigma-54-dependent transcriptional regulator — translated: MKKKIYVVDDEPKIGKLFTNVLERDGFEVMAFMNPVKMLKKLEEKNAVPDVILADMMMPEMNGVELLETLTDRGVNVPVIIMTAHSSVQTAVEAMRHGAFHYLQKPVNLEEMRALLDKALKLYGAQQELEEIKTKQKAKYPIEGILGTSDAIVRVRETIQTLCNASNTTVLFSGETGTGKNLASKTLHYNSPRAKKQFTEINCAALPDNLLEAELFGYEEGAFTDARDSKQGLIEVADGGTLFLDEIDSMSMALQAKLLSFLESRQFRRLGGVEDLTVDTRILCATNANLEESVKDKRFRKDLFFRINVVNVKLPALRHMDEDVLVIADQLIQHFSRDLGREVAGLTEAAEQKLLDHMWPGNVRELRNVLERAMIFARGDHITAEDLTLAPPGRLGEMHAAGEAFQFPMNRTLKDLEKAYIQRTLETNDSSYADIAETLGISKKTLWDKRKRYNLDEVVDR